The Prevotella melaninogenica genome window below encodes:
- a CDS encoding transglycosylase domain-containing protein — MIKKIFKFIRSIFRGIFNFFPWYAKLYKGRAWYTKMAVGTVSFFVAIFLYLGMVDINFLWLFGKSPGFIDIKTPPTYAASEIYSADSVLIGRFYKENRTPVKYEEVTPAFWNALISTEDERFYSHNGIDFMGIGGAIKDAVTGSGGRGASTITQQLAKNMFRVRTQYSSGLLGHVPGLRMLIMKSKEWIIAVKLELIYSKKEILTMYANTVDFGNNSFGVKTAAKTYFNTSPSKLSIDQAATLVGMLKATTYYNPILHPKNSIRRRNTVLYNMVTHNVLPHDEYALYSKQPMKLDIHVEENYDGQAQYFREYISEYFKDWMKDNGYDLYSSGLKIYTTIDTRMQKYAEQAATKQMEKVQQTFDNHWRGMQPWRDAKGNEIPGFIEGIAERQPFYKKLLQKYPNQPDSVLYYLNKPHKVTLFDYEKGHIEKEMSSMDSIRYMVKFMHCAMVAMEPETGAVRAWVGDIDFKTWKYDKVVAQRQPGSTFKLFVYSEAFNQGLTPCDKRRDEYISMQVLDKKTGQMKTWTPHNANGRFSNDSITLKSAFARSINSIAVRLGQEMGIKNIIRTAQEMGIKSPLDDEPSLALGSSDVNLLELVNAYSTVANDGEHHVPVVVTRILDKDGNEVYVAPKDHERALPYKTAFLMQEMLKAGVNEGGGTSQALRHYTFGDTDWGGKTGTSNNHSDAWFMAVSPKLVVGAWVGGEYRSIHFRTGALGQGSKTALPICGEFIYSLMRDKAFQKYHAKWQLDPDEDIDPSMYNCQPTVVRRAAPDSLRDFTTGHRRHQEEEEEPIDGHENTDEGGFILEPAPQPTPERQGNSSNNESPQIIKKAKKPRSEDMEI, encoded by the coding sequence ATGATAAAGAAAATATTTAAATTCATTAGAAGTATATTCCGAGGAATTTTCAATTTCTTCCCATGGTACGCAAAACTATATAAAGGTCGTGCTTGGTACACGAAGATGGCTGTCGGAACAGTATCTTTCTTTGTAGCTATCTTCCTCTATTTAGGAATGGTAGACATTAACTTCCTTTGGCTCTTTGGCAAGTCACCAGGTTTTATTGATATAAAAACTCCTCCAACCTATGCTGCATCAGAGATTTATAGTGCAGACTCTGTCCTCATTGGTAGATTCTATAAAGAGAATCGTACACCAGTAAAGTATGAGGAGGTAACCCCTGCATTCTGGAATGCACTCATCAGCACAGAGGACGAGCGCTTCTATAGCCATAATGGTATAGACTTTATGGGTATCGGTGGTGCCATCAAGGATGCCGTAACAGGTAGTGGAGGTCGTGGTGCATCAACCATCACACAGCAGTTGGCGAAGAATATGTTCCGTGTTCGTACGCAATATTCTTCAGGTCTATTAGGTCATGTACCAGGCTTGCGAATGCTTATTATGAAGAGTAAGGAATGGATTATTGCTGTGAAGTTAGAGTTAATCTATTCAAAGAAAGAAATCCTGACAATGTATGCCAACACCGTTGACTTTGGCAACAATTCCTTTGGTGTAAAGACAGCTGCTAAGACTTATTTTAATACAAGTCCTTCAAAGTTATCTATTGATCAAGCTGCAACGTTAGTAGGTATGTTGAAAGCTACTACTTATTATAATCCAATCTTGCACCCAAAGAATTCTATTCGTCGTCGTAACACTGTGCTGTATAATATGGTTACACATAATGTATTACCACATGATGAGTACGCACTATACTCTAAGCAACCTATGAAGCTGGATATACACGTGGAAGAAAACTATGATGGTCAAGCCCAGTACTTCCGTGAGTATATATCAGAATACTTCAAAGATTGGATGAAAGACAATGGTTACGACCTCTATAGCAGTGGTTTAAAAATCTATACCACCATTGACACTCGTATGCAGAAGTATGCTGAGCAAGCTGCAACAAAGCAGATGGAAAAGGTTCAACAAACTTTTGATAACCACTGGAGAGGTATGCAGCCTTGGCGCGATGCAAAGGGAAATGAGATTCCTGGCTTTATTGAGGGCATTGCTGAACGTCAGCCTTTCTATAAGAAGCTATTACAGAAATACCCTAACCAGCCTGATAGCGTTCTCTATTATCTCAACAAACCGCATAAGGTGACTCTCTTCGACTATGAAAAGGGGCATATTGAGAAAGAAATGTCATCAATGGACTCTATCCGTTATATGGTTAAATTCATGCACTGTGCTATGGTTGCTATGGAACCAGAGACTGGTGCGGTAAGAGCTTGGGTGGGTGACATTGATTTCAAAACATGGAAATATGATAAGGTTGTTGCACAGCGTCAACCAGGTTCAACCTTCAAACTATTCGTCTACTCAGAGGCATTCAATCAAGGACTGACCCCTTGTGATAAACGTCGTGATGAATATATCAGTATGCAGGTTCTTGATAAGAAGACTGGTCAGATGAAGACTTGGACACCACACAATGCCAATGGTAGATTCTCTAATGATTCTATTACACTGAAGAGTGCTTTTGCTCGCAGTATAAATTCCATTGCTGTACGCTTAGGACAGGAGATGGGCATCAAGAATATTATCCGTACAGCTCAGGAGATGGGTATTAAGAGTCCGTTGGATGATGAGCCTTCATTGGCACTCGGTTCAAGCGACGTAAACTTATTAGAATTGGTAAATGCCTATAGTACTGTAGCAAATGATGGTGAACATCATGTTCCAGTTGTCGTTACACGTATCTTAGATAAAGACGGAAACGAGGTATATGTAGCACCAAAAGACCACGAGAGAGCATTACCTTACAAGACTGCATTCCTCATGCAGGAAATGTTGAAGGCTGGTGTGAACGAAGGTGGTGGTACAAGTCAAGCATTACGCCATTATACTTTTGGGGATACAGACTGGGGAGGAAAAACTGGTACAAGTAATAACCACTCTGATGCTTGGTTTATGGCAGTCAGCCCTAAACTTGTCGTTGGTGCATGGGTTGGTGGTGAATATCGCTCCATCCACTTCCGTACAGGAGCCTTAGGACAGGGTTCAAAGACTGCACTACCTATCTGTGGAGAGTTTATTTACAGCTTAATGCGCGACAAGGCTTTCCAAAAGTATCATGCTAAGTGGCAGTTAGATCCAGACGAGGATATCGACCCTTCAATGTACAACTGTCAACCTACAGTAGTTCGGCGTGCTGCTCCTGATTCTTTGCGTGACTTTACAACAGGACATAGACGTCATCAGGAGGAAGAGGAAGAACCTATCGACGGACACGAAAATACAGACGAGGGTGGCTTTATATTAGAACCAGCTCCACAACCTACTCCAGAACGGCAGGGCAATAGTTCTAATAATGAATCGCCTCAAATTATAAAGAAGGCGAAGAAGCCACGCAGTGAAGATATGGAAATTTAA
- the miaA gene encoding tRNA (adenosine(37)-N6)-dimethylallyltransferase MiaA, with translation MKNKTLIVITGPTGVGKTEATLRIAEHFNVPVINADSRQIFSEIPIGTAAPTAEQQLRVQHYFVGNHHLEDYYSASLYEQDVLNIINSQHTPISLLSGGSMMYIDAVCNGIDDIPTILPEIREKMMKRLEAEGLEQMCNLLRELDPEHWKIVDRNNPRRVIHALEICIQTGKTYTSFRSNTIKDRPFNIIKVGLNRDRDELYNRINQRVLDMIEKGMIEEALQVYPKRTLNSLNTVGYKELFEYLDGLTTLDEAIFKIQSNTRRYARKQLTWYKKDTAFQWFNPDNIEEILNYVHTMISNTSK, from the coding sequence TTGAAAAACAAAACATTAATAGTCATCACTGGCCCAACAGGCGTTGGCAAGACAGAGGCCACCCTCCGTATTGCAGAGCATTTTAATGTACCTGTTATCAATGCTGACTCCCGACAAATATTCTCTGAGATTCCTATAGGAACAGCAGCACCAACGGCAGAACAGCAGCTGCGTGTACAACACTATTTTGTTGGTAATCATCATTTGGAAGATTACTATTCAGCAAGCCTATACGAACAAGATGTACTTAATATTATTAACAGCCAGCACACACCTATCTCGTTACTCTCAGGTGGTTCAATGATGTATATTGACGCTGTATGTAATGGTATTGATGATATCCCAACGATTCTTCCTGAAATACGAGAGAAAATGATGAAACGCTTAGAAGCAGAGGGATTAGAACAGATGTGTAATCTGTTACGAGAACTGGACCCTGAGCACTGGAAGATAGTTGACAGAAATAATCCACGTCGTGTTATCCATGCCCTTGAGATATGTATCCAAACTGGAAAAACATATACATCTTTCCGTTCCAATACTATTAAAGATCGTCCTTTTAATATCATCAAGGTTGGATTAAACCGTGATAGAGACGAACTCTATAATAGAATCAATCAGCGAGTATTAGACATGATTGAAAAGGGAATGATAGAAGAAGCACTACAAGTTTATCCTAAACGAACTCTGAATTCACTCAACACGGTTGGATATAAGGAGCTATTTGAATACCTTGATGGCTTAACAACACTTGATGAAGCCATATTTAAAATACAGAGTAATACTCGAAGATATGCTCGCAAACAGCTCACATGGTATAAAAAAGATACCGCTTTTCAATGGTTTAATCCCGATAACATTGAAGAAATCTTAAATTATGTCCATACAATGATATCAAATACAAGTAAATAA
- the lpxA gene encoding acyl-ACP--UDP-N-acetylglucosamine O-acyltransferase: MNQISPLAFVHPEAKLGDNNIIGPFCYIDKNTVIGDNNMFQNSVTIHVGARLGNNNEIFPGASISTKPQDLKFRNEETLCEIGDNNSIRENVTISRGTASKGTTKVGSNNLLMECVHIAHDCVIGSDDIIGNATKFAGEVTVDDNAIISANILCHQFCHIGGYVMIQGGSRFSMDIPPYIIVGKEPARYMGINLIGLRRRGFSNELIELIHNAYRILYGTGTRAENIQKIKNELQITPEIQKIIDFVESSERGIIK; this comes from the coding sequence ATGAACCAGATAAGCCCATTGGCCTTTGTTCATCCAGAGGCAAAACTTGGTGATAACAATATAATTGGTCCATTCTGTTATATCGATAAGAATACTGTTATCGGTGATAATAATATGTTCCAAAACAGCGTAACCATCCATGTTGGTGCACGTTTAGGCAATAACAACGAAATATTCCCAGGTGCCAGTATCTCTACAAAACCTCAAGACTTAAAGTTTAGAAATGAGGAAACACTTTGTGAGATTGGTGATAACAACTCTATTCGTGAGAATGTTACTATTTCACGTGGTACGGCTTCAAAGGGTACAACAAAGGTTGGTAGCAACAACCTACTGATGGAATGTGTACATATTGCACATGATTGTGTTATTGGTTCTGATGACATTATTGGTAATGCAACCAAATTTGCAGGCGAAGTGACAGTTGATGATAACGCTATCATATCTGCCAATATTCTCTGTCATCAGTTCTGCCATATTGGTGGATACGTTATGATACAGGGTGGAAGCCGTTTCTCTATGGATATTCCACCATATATCATTGTAGGTAAAGAGCCTGCCCGCTATATGGGAATTAACCTCATTGGTCTTCGCCGTCGTGGTTTTTCAAATGAACTCATTGAACTTATCCACAATGCTTACCGTATCCTTTATGGAACAGGTACACGTGCCGAGAACATTCAGAAGATTAAGAACGAACTACAGATTACGCCAGAGATTCAGAAGATTATAGACTTCGTTGAATCATCTGAACGTGGTATCATTAAATAA
- a CDS encoding bifunctional UDP-3-O-[3-hydroxymyristoyl] N-acetylglucosamine deacetylase/3-hydroxyacyl-ACP dehydratase: METVKQKTLKGSFSLFGKGLHTGLSLTVTFNPAPENTGYKIQRIDLDGQPIIDAVAENVVDTQRGTVLAKGEARVSTIEHGMSALYAMGIDNCLIQINGPEFPILDGSATMYVDKINEVGIVDQNAPKDYYIIRKKIEIKDENGSVITILPDEQFSITAMCNFDSKFISSQFATLDDINTYATEIAPARTFVFVRDIMPLLQANLIKGGDLDNAIVIYEQQVSQEKLDQLADLLKVPRMDANNIGYIQHKPLQWDNECTRHKLLDIIGDMALIGKPIKGRIIATRPGHTVNNKFARLMRKEIRKHEIQAPMYDPNDEPLMDNIRIRELLPHRYPMQLVDKVIAMGSTSIIGIKNVTSNEPFFQGHFPQEPVMPGVLQVEAMAQCGGLLVLSQVEEPERWSTYFLKIDDVKFRQKVIPGDTLMFRVELLGPVRHGISSMKGYMFVGERVVAEATFTAQIVKNK, translated from the coding sequence ATGGAAACAGTTAAGCAGAAAACTTTAAAGGGAAGTTTTTCCCTCTTCGGAAAGGGACTTCATACAGGATTGAGTCTTACTGTAACATTCAACCCTGCCCCAGAAAATACTGGCTATAAGATACAAAGAATTGATCTTGATGGACAGCCTATTATTGATGCTGTTGCTGAGAATGTTGTTGATACACAGCGTGGAACAGTATTGGCTAAGGGTGAGGCACGTGTTAGTACGATTGAACATGGTATGTCAGCCCTTTATGCAATGGGTATTGATAACTGTCTTATACAGATTAATGGTCCTGAATTCCCTATCCTCGATGGTTCTGCAACAATGTATGTTGATAAAATCAACGAGGTTGGTATCGTTGACCAGAATGCTCCAAAGGATTACTATATCATTCGCAAGAAGATTGAGATTAAGGATGAAAATGGCTCTGTAATCACGATTCTCCCTGACGAGCAGTTCTCTATCACTGCGATGTGTAACTTTGACTCTAAGTTTATTAGCAGTCAATTTGCTACATTGGATGATATCAATACTTATGCAACCGAGATTGCTCCAGCACGTACATTCGTTTTTGTACGTGACATTATGCCACTCTTGCAGGCTAACCTGATTAAGGGTGGTGACTTGGATAATGCAATTGTTATCTATGAGCAACAGGTTTCACAAGAGAAACTTGACCAATTGGCAGACCTCTTGAAGGTTCCACGTATGGATGCAAATAACATTGGTTATATTCAGCATAAGCCTTTACAGTGGGATAACGAATGTACACGCCATAAGCTCCTTGATATCATCGGTGATATGGCATTGATTGGTAAACCTATCAAAGGCCGTATTATTGCGACTCGTCCAGGTCATACTGTAAACAATAAGTTTGCTCGCTTGATGCGTAAAGAAATACGTAAACATGAGATACAAGCACCAATGTATGATCCAAATGATGAACCATTGATGGATAACATTCGCATCCGCGAACTTTTACCACACCGCTATCCAATGCAGTTGGTTGATAAGGTCATTGCAATGGGTTCAACAAGTATCATTGGTATTAAGAATGTAACCAGCAACGAACCATTCTTCCAAGGTCACTTCCCACAGGAGCCTGTTATGCCAGGAGTGTTACAGGTTGAGGCTATGGCTCAATGTGGTGGTCTCTTAGTACTTTCTCAGGTTGAAGAGCCTGAGCGTTGGTCAACTTACTTCTTGAAGATTGATGATGTTAAGTTCCGCCAGAAGGTTATTCCTGGTGACACGCTTATGTTCCGTGTTGAACTTCTTGGTCCTGTACGTCATGGTATCAGTTCTATGAAGGGTTATATGTTTGTTGGAGAGCGTGTTGTTGCTGAGGCTACATTCACAGCCCAAATTGTAAAGAACAAGTAA